One window from the genome of Micromonospora aurantiaca ATCC 27029 encodes:
- a CDS encoding glycosyltransferase gives MTAQPWTVVTVSYHSADTLRRCWRGPKPYEWLVVDNASADDSAAVAEELGARVIRLPENVGFSRANNVALREATGRYVLFANPDLEVRPDDLDVLARHLDTHGGLVAPQLLGTDGTPQANGRGFPYATAKLGNRKVWPLSRLHAAYRLVAAPGETRHVAWVMGAAVAGRTADVTELGGWNERFFLYYEDHELGLRAWRNGMPVAVLGDVRWTHHWARATNSVRWSRAHTLELRSARTFFGMFPEFLVGLPRPARRHRRAAGLVGTAVSATPSTPDRAGQ, from the coding sequence ATGACGGCACAGCCGTGGACAGTGGTGACTGTCAGCTACCACTCGGCGGACACGCTGCGCCGCTGCTGGCGCGGTCCGAAGCCGTACGAGTGGCTGGTGGTCGACAACGCCTCGGCCGACGACTCGGCGGCGGTCGCCGAGGAGCTGGGCGCGCGGGTGATCCGGCTGCCGGAGAACGTCGGTTTCTCCCGCGCCAACAACGTCGCGTTGCGCGAGGCGACCGGCCGGTACGTGCTGTTCGCCAACCCGGACCTGGAGGTGCGCCCGGACGACCTGGACGTGCTGGCCCGGCACCTGGACACGCACGGCGGACTGGTCGCGCCGCAACTGCTCGGCACCGACGGCACACCGCAGGCCAACGGGCGCGGCTTCCCGTACGCGACGGCGAAACTCGGCAACCGGAAGGTGTGGCCGCTGTCCCGGCTGCACGCCGCGTACCGGCTGGTGGCCGCGCCCGGCGAGACGCGCCACGTGGCCTGGGTGATGGGCGCGGCGGTGGCCGGCCGGACCGCCGACGTCACCGAGCTGGGCGGATGGAACGAGCGGTTCTTCCTCTACTACGAGGATCACGAGCTGGGGCTGCGCGCCTGGCGGAACGGGATGCCGGTGGCGGTGCTCGGTGACGTGCGGTGGACCCACCACTGGGCGCGCGCGACCAACTCGGTGCGCTGGTCCCGGGCGCACACGCTGGAGCTGCGCAGCGCCCGGACGTTCTTCGGCATGTTCCCGGAGTTCCTGGTCGGCCTGCCGCGACCGGCACGCCGGCACCGCCGGGCCGCCGGGCTGGTCGGCACGGCGGTCTCCGCCACTCCGTCCACGCCGGACCGCGCCGGCCAGTGA
- a CDS encoding glycosyltransferase family 2 protein, translated as MTFDGLTVVTVLYRSAGMLAETLPTWVRSAGDLPVRFVFADNWPSDGCAEVIAGHLPADRYAYLPDSTNPGFAAGCNRGAATVTTSHLLLLNPDVWLPDDALARICAAVAADPDAPLAVGLAMRGGEYVGIDLNPVSLFIDRRSTASRAPLGPSGGAAVFPAALYRRFGGFDEHLFAWGEDADLAFRLYASGLRTRGLDVVLPHAGGHSVDGDDRLQGFRAFLLARNRLLVASRTFTWPLLLVAVPVLALAHLALAARRIRQGLLRPFLRGIGRGLVEGPAARRRWTGPRFGFASLLGYLTARRA; from the coding sequence ATGACGTTCGACGGGCTCACAGTGGTCACCGTCCTCTACCGGTCCGCCGGCATGCTCGCCGAGACGTTGCCGACCTGGGTCCGCAGCGCCGGTGACCTGCCGGTCCGGTTCGTCTTCGCGGACAACTGGCCCTCCGACGGGTGCGCCGAGGTGATCGCCGGGCACCTGCCGGCCGACCGGTACGCGTACCTGCCCGACTCCACCAACCCGGGTTTCGCGGCCGGCTGCAACCGGGGGGCGGCGACGGTCACCACGAGTCACCTGCTGCTGCTGAACCCGGACGTGTGGCTGCCGGACGACGCGCTGGCCCGGATCTGCGCCGCCGTCGCCGCCGACCCGGACGCCCCGCTCGCTGTCGGCCTCGCCATGCGCGGCGGCGAGTACGTGGGCATCGACCTGAACCCGGTGTCGCTGTTCATCGACAGGCGGTCCACGGCGAGTCGTGCCCCGCTCGGCCCGTCCGGCGGCGCGGCGGTCTTCCCGGCCGCGCTGTACCGGCGCTTCGGCGGCTTCGACGAGCACCTGTTCGCCTGGGGCGAGGACGCCGACCTGGCGTTCCGGCTCTACGCCTCCGGGCTGCGCACGCGCGGGCTGGACGTGGTCCTGCCGCACGCGGGCGGCCACAGCGTGGACGGCGACGACCGGTTGCAGGGGTTCCGGGCGTTCCTGCTGGCCCGCAACCGGCTGCTGGTCGCGTCCCGCACGTTCACCTGGCCGCTGCTGCTCGTGGCCGTGCCGGTGCTGGCGCTCGCACACCTCGCGCTCGCCGCCCGGCGGATCCGGCAGGGCCTGCTGCGCCCGTTCCTGCGCGGCATCGGACGCGGGCTCGTGGAGGGGCCGGCGGCCCGCCGCCGCTGGACCGGGCCGCGGTTCGGGTTCGCGTCCCTGCTCGGCTACCTGACCGCTCGGAGGGCGTGA
- a CDS encoding MurR/RpiR family transcriptional regulator has translation MNESGAASPDRLLDLFHGVRLTPTQRRIAHCLVRHAGAAAYLSAAEVAELAGVSQPSVTRFAMALGHDGYPALRRRLRELTVTGSAGPAAGNALQRAVHAERDNLDRLAAQLADAGRVAEVGKLLAASRPLPVLGLRAAAPLAAYFAYFAAKVHPDVRVLDDGGSMLVDRLDQAVAAGATAMLAFVLPRYPRETLDALREARDAGLTVVAITDSPVSPATEHAEVVLPAAVGADLVFDLHTAPMTLAMVVLQAICDAAPAETQNRLEAFESSAARRQLFLG, from the coding sequence GTGAATGAAAGCGGTGCGGCCTCCCCTGACCGCCTGCTCGACCTCTTCCACGGCGTACGGCTCACCCCGACCCAGCGCCGCATCGCCCACTGCCTGGTGCGGCACGCGGGCGCGGCGGCGTACCTGTCCGCCGCCGAGGTGGCCGAGCTGGCAGGCGTCAGCCAGCCGTCGGTGACCCGGTTCGCCATGGCGCTCGGGCACGACGGCTACCCCGCGCTGCGCCGCCGCCTGCGGGAACTCACTGTCACCGGGTCGGCCGGACCGGCCGCCGGCAACGCCCTGCAACGGGCGGTGCACGCCGAGCGGGACAATCTCGACCGGCTCGCCGCTCAGCTCGCCGACGCCGGCCGGGTCGCCGAGGTGGGAAAGCTGCTCGCGGCCAGCCGTCCGCTGCCGGTGCTCGGGCTGCGCGCCGCCGCGCCGCTCGCCGCGTACTTCGCGTACTTCGCCGCCAAGGTGCACCCGGACGTGCGGGTGCTCGACGACGGCGGCAGCATGCTGGTCGACCGCCTGGACCAGGCGGTCGCGGCCGGCGCGACGGCGATGCTGGCGTTCGTGCTGCCCCGCTACCCCCGCGAGACCCTCGACGCGCTGCGCGAGGCCCGGGACGCCGGGCTGACGGTCGTGGCGATCACCGACTCGCCGGTGAGCCCGGCCACCGAGCACGCCGAGGTGGTGCTGCCCGCCGCCGTCGGCGCCGACCTGGTCTTCGATCTGCACACCGCCCCGATGACGCTGGCCATGGTGGTGCTCCAGGCGATCTGCGACGCCGCACCGGCCGAGACCCAGAACCGGCTCGAGGCGTTCGAGTCGTCCGCCGCCCGCCGCCAGTTGTTCCTCGGCTGA
- the hutU gene encoding urocanate hydratase, producing the protein MHQPVRAARGTARTAKGWPQEAALRMLMNNLDPEVAERPEDLVVYGGTGKAARDWPSYHALVRTLTDLRDDETMLVQSGRPVGVMRTHEWAPRVLLANSNLVGDWATWPEFRRLESLGLTMYGQMTAGSWIYIGTQGILQGTYETFAAVAEKRFGGTLAGTLTLTAGCGGMGGAQPLAVTMNGGACLIVDVDRSRLERRAHDRYLDEIADSLDDAVERALAAKRDRRALSVGVVGNAATVFPELLRRGVAIDIVTDQTSAHDPLSYVPEGVDPADARDYAAAEPAEFTDRARASMAKHVEAMVGFLDAGAEVFDYGNSIRGEAELGGYERAFDFPGFVPAYIRPLFCEGKGPFRWAALSGDPKDIAATDRAILDLFPENESLARWIRMAGERVAFQGLPARICWLGYGERDRAGVRFNEMVASGELSAPVVIGRDHLDCGSVASPYRETEAMADGSDAIADWPLLNALVNTASGASWVSIHHGGGVGIGRSIHAGQVCVADGTALAGQKIERVLTNDPAMGVIRHVDAGYDDAREVAGRTGVRVPMAE; encoded by the coding sequence ATGCACCAGCCCGTCCGCGCCGCCCGCGGCACCGCACGCACCGCGAAGGGGTGGCCGCAGGAGGCCGCCCTGCGGATGCTGATGAACAATCTCGACCCCGAGGTGGCCGAGCGCCCCGAGGACCTGGTGGTCTACGGGGGCACCGGCAAGGCGGCCCGGGACTGGCCGTCGTACCACGCGCTGGTGCGGACGCTGACCGACCTGCGCGACGACGAGACGATGCTCGTGCAGTCGGGCCGCCCGGTCGGGGTGATGCGCACCCACGAGTGGGCGCCGCGCGTGCTGCTGGCCAACTCGAACCTGGTCGGCGACTGGGCCACCTGGCCGGAGTTCCGCCGCCTGGAGTCGCTGGGCCTGACCATGTACGGGCAGATGACGGCCGGGTCCTGGATCTACATCGGCACCCAGGGCATCCTCCAGGGCACGTACGAGACGTTCGCCGCTGTCGCCGAGAAGCGGTTCGGCGGCACGCTCGCCGGCACGCTGACGCTCACCGCCGGCTGCGGCGGCATGGGCGGCGCGCAGCCGCTCGCGGTCACCATGAACGGCGGCGCCTGCCTGATCGTGGACGTCGACCGGTCCCGGCTGGAGCGGCGGGCGCACGACCGCTACCTCGACGAGATCGCCGACTCGCTTGACGACGCGGTCGAGCGGGCGCTCGCCGCGAAGCGGGACCGGCGGGCCCTGAGCGTCGGGGTGGTCGGCAACGCCGCCACCGTCTTCCCCGAGCTGCTGCGCCGGGGCGTGGCCATCGACATCGTGACCGACCAGACCAGCGCGCACGACCCGCTGTCCTACGTGCCGGAGGGCGTGGACCCGGCCGACGCGCGGGACTACGCGGCGGCCGAGCCGGCCGAATTCACCGACCGGGCCCGGGCGTCGATGGCGAAGCACGTGGAGGCGATGGTCGGCTTCCTCGACGCGGGCGCGGAGGTCTTCGACTACGGCAACTCGATCCGGGGCGAGGCCGAGCTCGGCGGATACGAGCGGGCGTTCGACTTCCCCGGGTTCGTGCCCGCATACATCCGGCCGCTGTTCTGCGAGGGCAAGGGCCCGTTCCGCTGGGCCGCGCTCTCCGGCGACCCGAAGGACATCGCCGCCACCGACCGGGCCATCCTCGACCTGTTCCCGGAGAACGAGTCCCTCGCCCGGTGGATCCGGATGGCCGGCGAGCGGGTCGCGTTCCAGGGCCTGCCGGCGCGGATCTGCTGGCTCGGCTACGGCGAACGTGACCGCGCCGGGGTGCGGTTCAACGAGATGGTGGCCTCCGGCGAGCTGAGCGCGCCGGTGGTGATCGGCCGGGACCACCTCGACTGCGGCAGCGTGGCCAGCCCCTATCGGGAGACCGAGGCGATGGCCGACGGCTCCGACGCGATCGCCGACTGGCCGCTGCTGAACGCGCTCGTCAACACCGCCAGCGGCGCGTCCTGGGTGTCCATCCACCACGGCGGCGGCGTCGGTATCGGCCGGTCCATCCACGCCGGCCAGGTCTGCGTGGCCGACGGGACCGCGCTGGCCGGGCAGAAGATCGAGCGGGTGCTCACGAACGACCCGGCGATGGGCGTGATCCGGCACGTCGACGCCGGCTACGACGACGCCCGCGAGGTCGCCGGGCGCACCGGCGTGCGCGTCCCGATGGCCGAGTAA
- a CDS encoding formimidoylglutamate deiminase has translation MTRWLAEYAWLPDRAEPTRDVLIEATDGRLTAVTPLTVDGPPTAGVEVLGDAVRLPGLTVPGLANAHSHAFHRALRGRTHDGRGDFWSWRSLMYAVAIRLDPDSYLALARAVYAEMALAGITCVGEFHYLHHGPGGTPYDDPNAMSAALVEAAAHAGIRLTLLDTAYLAGGVDGAPLAGPQRRFGDGDALRWAERVDAFRPSDDHVRLGAAIHSVRAVPAGQLATVAGWADRNGLPLHVHLSEQPAENDACRAVHGCTPTRLLADHGVLGPHTTAVHATHPTAADVALLGDSRTRVCVCPTTERDLADGVGPVRRMADAGSPLSLGSDSHAVVDLFEEARALEMDERLRTRRRGHFTPAELLTAATVGGHAALGWGDAGRLAVGQRADLVTVRLDSARTAGVPPVGAFFAATAADVTSVVVDGRPVVDGGRHLTVDVPTELRDAIAAVTAKEDS, from the coding sequence CTGACCCGCTGGCTGGCCGAGTACGCCTGGCTGCCCGATCGCGCCGAGCCCACCCGGGACGTGCTGATCGAGGCGACCGACGGGCGGCTCACCGCGGTCACCCCGCTGACCGTGGACGGTCCGCCGACCGCCGGGGTCGAGGTGCTCGGCGACGCGGTCCGGCTGCCCGGCCTGACGGTGCCCGGCCTGGCGAACGCCCACTCGCACGCGTTCCACCGGGCGCTGCGCGGGCGCACCCACGACGGACGCGGCGACTTCTGGTCCTGGCGCAGCCTGATGTACGCCGTCGCGATCCGGCTCGACCCCGATTCCTACCTGGCGCTGGCCCGCGCCGTGTACGCGGAGATGGCGCTGGCGGGGATCACCTGCGTGGGCGAGTTCCACTACCTGCACCACGGTCCCGGCGGCACCCCGTACGACGACCCGAACGCCATGTCCGCCGCGCTCGTGGAGGCCGCCGCGCACGCCGGGATCCGGCTCACGCTGCTGGACACCGCGTACCTGGCCGGGGGCGTGGACGGTGCGCCGCTGGCCGGGCCGCAGCGCCGGTTCGGCGACGGCGACGCGCTGCGCTGGGCGGAGCGGGTGGACGCGTTCCGCCCGTCCGACGACCACGTCCGGCTCGGCGCGGCCATCCACTCGGTGCGCGCGGTCCCGGCCGGGCAGCTCGCCACGGTGGCCGGCTGGGCCGACCGCAACGGACTGCCGCTGCATGTGCACCTGTCCGAGCAGCCGGCCGAGAACGACGCCTGCCGGGCCGTGCACGGGTGCACCCCGACGCGCCTGCTGGCCGACCACGGCGTGCTCGGCCCGCACACCACAGCCGTGCACGCCACCCACCCGACCGCCGCCGACGTGGCGCTGCTCGGCGACAGCCGTACCCGGGTCTGCGTCTGCCCCACCACCGAACGCGACCTGGCCGACGGGGTCGGCCCGGTACGCCGGATGGCCGACGCGGGCAGCCCGCTGAGCCTGGGCAGCGACAGTCACGCCGTGGTGGACCTGTTCGAGGAGGCCCGCGCGCTGGAGATGGACGAGCGACTGCGTACCCGCAGGCGGGGGCACTTCACGCCGGCCGAGCTGCTCACCGCCGCCACCGTCGGCGGGCACGCCGCGCTGGGCTGGGGCGACGCCGGCCGGCTCGCCGTCGGGCAGCGGGCCGACCTGGTCACGGTACGGCTCGACAGCGCCCGCACCGCCGGGGTGCCGCCGGTCGGCGCGTTCTTCGCCGCCACCGCCGCGGACGTGACGAGCGTCGTGGTGGACGGCCGGCCCGTGGTGGACGGCGGCCGGCACCTGACCGTGGACGTACCCACCGAACTGCGGGACGCGATCGCGGCGGTGACCGCGAAGGAGGACTCGTGA
- a CDS encoding glycosyltransferase family 39 protein: MSVTRPAFSPSMAPASATPVPSRPGTPVALVALAWDRLSRSPYWSVAGLLVALGAVLRIRQWAYARSFWSDELYVAHNIRERGYLDLLQPLAFSQSAPPGWLWLERFAFEQFGDGERALRLVPLLFGLALLPLVAWLGRALLPPLAALAALLLVAVAPFLIGYSNELKQYSAEAFGVTLVVGLALLLVRDGVTWAGSAVFWSAAAVMAFVSTLSIPVTGALSVLLGGYALSRPDRQWASRWRELGRFLAPAPAWGVVELVVYVLFLAPGLADPQLAAYWRAKSIYPAHPLTDLAATVEWLAATYRSLATVPFVAWSVWVVVPLLVLGTAAGLRRLSTVAVLVLLTPLAAGLAGAAVSVYPFNGRLALYAVPACLLLAALAVAPPPMRAGLPARIRWVVGVVLLLALAVPQLATAVVATVHPARAFAQGGGANAVDYRGALGYLDDKRRPGDLVLATTVSWNAQAWYGPAADAYVVAAGPGGCPGRTVSALLPGRSRVWLFQATDWADGANRDVIVRLGGSGVAVTERQFSGARVVRFDLAAGVTKGSDVCLVPPPNGARVR; the protein is encoded by the coding sequence GTGTCCGTGACACGCCCGGCCTTCTCCCCCTCGATGGCGCCCGCGTCGGCGACGCCGGTGCCGTCGCGGCCGGGCACGCCGGTGGCGCTCGTCGCGCTCGCGTGGGACCGGCTGAGCCGGTCCCCGTACTGGTCCGTCGCGGGCCTGCTCGTCGCGCTGGGCGCCGTGCTGCGGATCCGGCAGTGGGCGTACGCGCGCAGCTTCTGGAGCGACGAGCTGTATGTGGCGCACAACATCCGGGAGCGCGGCTACCTGGACCTGTTGCAGCCGCTGGCGTTCAGCCAGTCGGCGCCGCCCGGCTGGCTGTGGCTGGAACGATTCGCGTTCGAGCAGTTCGGCGACGGTGAGCGGGCACTGCGGCTGGTGCCGCTGCTGTTCGGGCTGGCGCTGCTGCCGCTCGTGGCGTGGCTCGGCCGGGCACTCCTGCCGCCGCTCGCCGCGCTGGCGGCGCTGCTGCTGGTCGCCGTCGCGCCGTTCCTCATCGGCTACTCCAACGAGCTGAAGCAGTACAGCGCCGAGGCGTTCGGCGTCACGCTCGTGGTCGGGCTGGCGCTGCTGCTCGTCCGGGACGGCGTCACCTGGGCCGGGTCGGCGGTGTTCTGGTCGGCCGCGGCGGTCATGGCGTTCGTCAGCACCCTGTCCATTCCGGTCACCGGCGCGCTCAGCGTGCTGCTGGGCGGGTACGCGCTGTCCCGCCCAGATCGGCAGTGGGCGAGCAGGTGGCGTGAACTGGGCCGGTTCCTCGCCCCGGCGCCGGCCTGGGGCGTGGTCGAGCTCGTGGTGTACGTGCTGTTCCTGGCGCCGGGACTCGCCGATCCGCAGCTCGCCGCGTACTGGCGGGCGAAGTCGATCTATCCGGCGCACCCGCTCACCGACCTGGCCGCCACAGTGGAATGGCTCGCGGCGACGTACCGGAGTCTCGCCACAGTGCCGTTCGTGGCCTGGTCGGTGTGGGTCGTCGTACCGCTGCTGGTGCTGGGCACGGCCGCCGGGCTGCGCCGGCTCTCCACTGTGGCGGTGCTGGTTCTGCTCACCCCGCTGGCGGCCGGGCTGGCCGGCGCGGCGGTGTCGGTCTACCCGTTCAACGGCCGGCTGGCGCTCTACGCGGTGCCGGCCTGCCTGCTGCTCGCCGCGCTCGCCGTCGCACCGCCACCGATGCGGGCCGGCCTGCCCGCCCGGATCAGGTGGGTGGTCGGGGTGGTGCTCCTGCTCGCGCTCGCCGTTCCGCAGCTGGCCACCGCAGTGGTGGCGACTGTGCATCCGGCGCGGGCCTTCGCCCAGGGCGGCGGCGCGAACGCCGTCGACTACCGGGGCGCGCTGGGCTACCTGGACGACAAACGCCGCCCGGGTGACCTGGTGCTGGCCACCACGGTCTCGTGGAACGCCCAGGCGTGGTACGGCCCGGCAGCGGACGCCTATGTGGTCGCGGCCGGCCCCGGCGGGTGCCCGGGGCGGACCGTGTCGGCGTTGCTGCCCGGACGATCCCGGGTCTGGCTGTTCCAGGCCACCGACTGGGCCGACGGGGCGAACCGGGACGTCATCGTCCGGCTCGGCGGCAGCGGCGTGGCGGTCACCGAGCGGCAGTTCAGCGGGGCGCGCGTGGTCCGCTTCGACCTGGCCGCGGGCGTCACCAAGGGCAGCGACGTCTGCCTGGTGCCGCCGCCGAACGGCGCCCGCGTCCGCTAG
- a CDS encoding allantoate amidohydrolase, giving the protein MLTHSVEEGSLPNGFRKLWDEIAPIGRDEGSSGYLRYALTEPELRLREWFHNQADARGMPVQQDGNGNLFAWWGDPETGGAVLTGSHFDSVPHGGAYDGPLGIVSAFLAVDELRAAGVTPDRPVVVAAFVEEEGARFGVPCLGSRLLTGEIDVDRAAGLRDQAGTTFAEALGERPAGADRALLGRFAAFVELHVEQGRALVDLDAPVAVASAIWPHGRWRFDFTGEGNHAGTTRMADRRDPMLTYAFTVLAANKEARLRDAHATVGRVSVEPNATNAIPSRVTGWLDARAAEAETLYGLVEAVRTKAADRAGRDGTALTCTQESATPLVAFDRGLADRLAALLGAPVLPTGAGHDAGVLAAHLPTAMLFVRNPTGVSHSPAEAATDADCAAGVAALARVLEELACR; this is encoded by the coding sequence TTGTTAACGCATTCGGTAGAGGAAGGGTCCCTTCCTAACGGGTTCCGGAAGCTGTGGGACGAGATCGCGCCGATCGGGCGCGACGAGGGCAGCAGCGGCTACCTGCGCTACGCACTGACCGAACCGGAGCTGCGGCTGCGGGAGTGGTTCCACAACCAGGCCGACGCCCGCGGGATGCCGGTTCAGCAGGACGGCAACGGCAACCTGTTCGCCTGGTGGGGCGACCCCGAGACCGGCGGCGCCGTGCTCACCGGCAGCCACTTCGACTCGGTGCCGCACGGCGGCGCGTACGACGGTCCGCTCGGCATCGTCAGCGCGTTCCTCGCCGTGGACGAGCTGCGGGCCGCGGGCGTCACCCCGGACCGGCCGGTGGTGGTGGCCGCGTTCGTGGAGGAGGAGGGCGCGCGGTTCGGCGTACCCTGCCTGGGGTCTCGGCTGCTCACCGGCGAGATCGACGTCGACCGCGCGGCCGGGCTGCGCGACCAGGCCGGGACGACCTTCGCCGAGGCGCTCGGCGAGCGGCCGGCGGGCGCCGACCGGGCGCTGCTCGGCCGCTTCGCGGCCTTCGTGGAGCTGCACGTCGAGCAGGGCCGCGCGCTGGTCGACCTGGACGCGCCGGTCGCGGTGGCCTCCGCGATCTGGCCGCACGGCCGGTGGCGGTTCGACTTCACCGGCGAGGGCAACCACGCGGGTACGACACGGATGGCCGACCGCCGCGACCCGATGCTCACCTACGCGTTCACAGTGCTGGCGGCGAACAAGGAGGCCCGGCTGCGCGACGCGCACGCCACAGTCGGCCGGGTGTCGGTCGAGCCGAACGCCACGAACGCGATCCCGTCCCGGGTCACCGGCTGGCTGGACGCGCGGGCGGCCGAGGCGGAGACGCTGTACGGTCTGGTCGAGGCGGTACGCACCAAGGCCGCCGACCGGGCCGGCCGCGACGGGACCGCGCTGACCTGCACGCAGGAGTCGGCGACCCCGCTCGTCGCGTTCGACCGCGGGCTGGCCGACCGGCTGGCCGCGCTGCTCGGCGCGCCGGTGCTGCCCACCGGCGCCGGGCACGACGCGGGCGTGCTGGCGGCGCACCTGCCCACCGCGATGCTGTTCGTGCGCAACCCGACCGGGGTGTCGCACTCCCCCGCCGAGGCGGCCACCGACGCCGACTGCGCCGCCGGGGTGGCCGCCCTGGCCCGGGTGCTGGAGGAGCTGGCATGCCGCTGA
- a CDS encoding glycosyltransferase family 4 protein gives MRVLFVCTTGGSGRRQLGGAERFLIEMLPALAARGVDVVAATPEDEVAAALRDAGVPWRPLGAAKRVDLGYARGIRALVEELRPDVVSAHLLSAAMHARAGLGVRGRRTPLVVTLHNSLWQYRDTAETLRAKAAVQANISTDLMFRRLRPHATVAVSGFEAHELRVRGRIRDVRVIPNPLPAIWPQVTDSGGLAPDGPVRVGFLGRLEREKGADLLGDVAAALPDVEFLVAGAGTVDVEERPNLHLVGRVDAAPFLQRLHCLLVPSRVEAFGRSALEAMSLGVPVVHSGAGGLTEVTAAGDGVLAYRADLTPPALAAAVRTATDPAAWDERRRELARQYADRHSFDGCVDDWHDLYRTVARGTR, from the coding sequence ATGAGGGTGCTGTTCGTCTGCACCACCGGCGGGTCGGGGCGGCGGCAGCTCGGCGGCGCCGAGCGCTTCCTGATCGAGATGCTGCCCGCGCTCGCTGCTCGCGGCGTCGACGTGGTCGCCGCCACCCCTGAGGACGAGGTGGCGGCGGCGTTGCGGGACGCGGGCGTGCCGTGGCGTCCGCTGGGCGCGGCCAAGCGGGTGGACCTGGGGTACGCGCGCGGCATCCGCGCCCTCGTCGAGGAGCTGCGGCCGGACGTGGTGAGCGCGCACCTGCTCTCCGCCGCGATGCACGCCCGCGCCGGCCTGGGCGTGCGGGGCCGCCGCACGCCCCTGGTGGTGACGCTGCACAACAGCCTCTGGCAGTACCGCGACACGGCGGAGACGCTGCGCGCGAAGGCCGCGGTGCAGGCCAACATCAGCACCGACCTGATGTTCCGGCGGCTGCGGCCGCACGCGACGGTCGCGGTCTCCGGCTTCGAGGCCCACGAGCTCCGGGTACGCGGGCGGATCCGCGACGTGCGGGTGATCCCGAATCCGCTGCCGGCCATCTGGCCGCAGGTGACCGACAGCGGTGGTCTCGCACCGGACGGCCCGGTGCGGGTCGGCTTCCTCGGCCGGCTGGAACGGGAAAAGGGCGCCGACCTGCTCGGGGACGTCGCCGCCGCGCTGCCGGACGTGGAGTTCCTGGTCGCCGGCGCGGGCACCGTCGACGTCGAGGAGCGGCCGAACCTGCACCTGGTCGGCCGGGTCGACGCCGCGCCGTTCCTGCAACGGCTGCACTGCCTGCTGGTGCCGTCCCGGGTGGAGGCGTTCGGGCGCAGCGCGCTGGAGGCGATGTCGCTGGGTGTGCCGGTGGTGCACTCGGGCGCGGGCGGCCTGACCGAGGTGACAGCCGCCGGTGACGGCGTGCTCGCGTACCGGGCGGACCTGACGCCGCCGGCACTGGCCGCCGCCGTGCGGACGGCCACCGACCCGGCCGCGTGGGACGAGCGGCGACGCGAGCTGGCCCGGCAGTACGCCGACCGGCACTCGTTCGACGGATGCGTGGACGACTGGCACGACCTGTACCGGACGGTCGCCCGTGGCACCCGCTGA
- the hutI gene encoding imidazolonepropionase, with product MTRGSLLVDHIGELVTNDGRDGDPLGIRRDAALLISDGEVAWTGPARHAPAADRRIDAGGAAVLPGFVDSHAHLVFAGDRAAEFAARMAGEPYTGGGIRTTVGATRAASDDALRATVGRLRAEMLRQGTTTVEIKSGYGLNVADEARSLRIAAEFTGDTTFLGAHVVPAEYADRPDDYVGLVCGPMLAAAAPYARWIDVFCERGAFDADHARAILACGQAAGLGVRLHANQLGPGPGVRLGVELGAASVDHCTHLTDADIDALAGSETVATLLPGAEFSTRSPYPDARRLLDAGVTVALATDCNPGSSYTSSMPFCVALAVREMRMTPAEAVWAATAGGAAALRRTDVGRLTPGARADLIVLDAPSHLHLAYRPGVPLIRQVLHNGVPR from the coding sequence GTGACGCGCGGCAGCCTGCTCGTCGACCACATCGGCGAGCTGGTCACCAACGACGGCCGCGACGGCGACCCGCTCGGCATCCGCCGCGACGCCGCGCTGCTCATCTCCGACGGCGAGGTGGCCTGGACCGGTCCGGCCCGGCACGCGCCGGCCGCCGACCGGCGGATCGACGCCGGTGGCGCGGCGGTGCTGCCCGGCTTCGTGGACAGCCACGCCCACCTGGTCTTCGCCGGGGACCGGGCCGCCGAGTTCGCCGCCCGGATGGCAGGCGAGCCCTACACCGGCGGCGGCATCAGGACCACAGTCGGCGCCACCCGCGCGGCCTCCGACGACGCGCTGCGTGCCACTGTGGGCCGGCTGCGCGCGGAGATGCTGCGGCAGGGCACCACCACCGTCGAGATCAAGAGCGGGTACGGCCTGAACGTCGCCGACGAGGCCCGCTCACTGCGGATCGCCGCCGAGTTCACAGGCGACACCACGTTCCTCGGCGCGCACGTGGTCCCGGCCGAGTACGCCGACCGCCCGGACGACTACGTGGGCCTGGTGTGCGGGCCGATGCTCGCCGCCGCCGCGCCGTACGCCCGCTGGATCGACGTGTTCTGCGAGCGGGGCGCGTTCGACGCCGACCACGCCCGCGCGATCCTCGCCTGCGGGCAGGCCGCCGGTCTGGGCGTACGGCTGCACGCCAACCAGCTCGGTCCCGGGCCGGGCGTCCGGCTCGGCGTGGAGCTGGGCGCGGCCAGCGTCGACCACTGCACCCACCTGACCGACGCCGACATCGACGCGCTGGCCGGCTCGGAGACTGTCGCCACACTGCTGCCCGGCGCCGAGTTCTCCACCCGGTCGCCGTACCCGGACGCCCGGCGGCTGCTCGACGCGGGCGTCACAGTCGCGCTCGCCACCGACTGCAACCCCGGGTCGTCGTACACGTCGTCGATGCCGTTCTGCGTCGCGCTCGCCGTACGCGAGATGCGGATGACCCCGGCGGAGGCGGTGTGGGCCGCGACCGCCGGCGGGGCGGCGGCGCTGCGCCGCACCGACGTGGGGCGGCTGACCCCCGGGGCGCGGGCCGACCTGATCGTCCTCGACGCCCCGTCCCACCTGCACCTGGCCTACCGGCCGGGCGTGCCACTGATCCGCCAGGTCCTGCACAACGGAGTACCGCGATGA